CGGAGCCCTCCACCATCATCGCCGATTTCCTCGACAACCAGGAGCCGGCGATCCGCCTCGTAGCGGGGTGGGCCCGCAGTGTGGCGTCGCATCGAGCCTGGGGATTCGAAACGCCGGACGACATCGTCCAGGCGGCTCTTCTCGCCCTCGTCCGATGCTTTCGCGAGAACCGCTTCGCTGAGGGGGATCTTCCCGCCTACGTGAGGCGGATCGCCAAGAATCTCTGCGTCAGCAGCTACCGGCGCGCGCGCGTTCGGGGGACGGCGATGTCGATCGACTCACTCGAGGCGCTCCATGACCCCGCGACGCGGAGGTCCTCCGACGAACGCGTCCTGATGTTGCGGCGCATACTGGAAGGACTGGGTGAGCGGTGCCGGGAGATGATCTCGCTTGCCTATCTCGAGGGATTCAGCCGCCGCGAGATCGCGGAGCGACTGGGGACGACCGAGGGAGCCGTGAAGGTCAGGCTGTGTCGCTGCCTTCAAGAGGCCAGAGAGGTGCAATCGGGGGGAATGGTCTGAGGACGGCCTCGCGGCCGGCGGAGAGTAGGTGGACAGAGATGATGACAGCAGATGACAGAGACCAGGCCTGCGCGGCGATCGAGGGACTCCTTGTCTGGTATCCCACATCGACTCTCACCGCGGATGAAAGAGCCCGCGTCGAGGATCATGTTGCGGGGTGCGGCCCCTGCGCCGATCTCCTTCGGTTTGCGGCGAGTCTCAAGGATCGCCTGGCCGAAGCGAGCTCCATGCATCCCGCTCCCGAACTGCTGGTGCGCTTCGTCGAGCAATCCGATGATCTGCCTCTCACCGAACGAGCCCTCGTTGAGACGCACATCGCCGGCTGCGCGGAATGCATGCGCGAGTCCGAGATCCTTCGGGCGGTCGATCGCGACCTGGCCCCGGCCGGAGAGCGATCGGAATCGAAGACAGGGCGGGCAAGCGGTCTGTCGCTCGCGGGAACCCGCTTCAGGGGGCTGTGGGAGGCGCTCGCGGGGACGCTCCTGCGGCCGGTCCCGGCCGCGGTCTACCTGACGGCCACGGCCGCGCTCGCCCTGGTCCTTCTGAGTGGCGTCGACCGGCCCTCCGAGCGCTTCCCCGGGACGCACGCGCCCCCGGCGGATGCCGCCCCGCGCGGTCTCGTCGACGGCGTGGTGCTCCTGCCGAGCGATCTCGGGGCCGTGCGCGGACCCCAGGGAGTCGACGATGACGCCCCATCGGTCGACACTTCCTGCGACCAGTTCCTGCTCCTGGAGCTGACCGATCTCGAAGCTCCTCCCCGGAGCGGGACGCTCTACGACGTCGCGATCACGAGGGCCGGGGGCTCCTCTCCCGAATGGACCGGTCAGGTCGATGGTCTGGCGTTCGCTGAGAACTACAGCGTCTGCATCCTGCTCGAGGCGGGAAGCCTGAGGCCCGGCGACTATGTCGTGACGCTCGCGACGCCGTCGGGGGATTTGCTCTACCGCTCGACCATGGCGGCGCGCTAGGCCGGCTCGACTGCGTCCGAGCCGCTACCGCAGAGCCGCTACCGCCAGTCGCCTTCCGCGACGATCCCTCCCCACAACGCGGGGTGGATCCTGCGGAATCTCGATCGGACCTCGCGCAAGCGCTCAAGCTGCGCCCCGCGCACCGCCTCGACCGTCGACTCCCCCGAGAGGCGATGAGTGTAGAGACGGACCATCAGGTCGCGGGCCACATCGTCCCGGATGTGCCACATCGACGTGAGGACGGTGCGGACCCCGGCGATCTCGAACGCCCTCCGCAGACCCGAGAGCCCGTCCCCGAAGAGCTGCACGCCCCGCCCCGACGCACAGGCGCTCAACACCGCCCAGTCCGTTCCGCGCATATCCCGCCCGACGACCTCCTGCGCGAAGAGGATGCCGTCATCGCCCGCCGGTCCCGCCAGAAGGACCAAGCCGGAGAGGAGGAGCGGATCCTCAGCGGCGTCGCGCGTCACCGCACCTCCATCCCCCGCCTCCCTCCCGCAGAAGAAGCCGTGCGCCGCAAGGTG
The Candidatus Eisenbacteria bacterium genome window above contains:
- a CDS encoding sigma-70 family RNA polymerase sigma factor, which translates into the protein MKVMGGPRTGRDPARSEPQDTREPRAPREYGQSEPSTIIADFLDNQEPAIRLVAGWARSVASHRAWGFETPDDIVQAALLALVRCFRENRFAEGDLPAYVRRIAKNLCVSSYRRARVRGTAMSIDSLEALHDPATRRSSDERVLMLRRILEGLGERCREMISLAYLEGFSRREIAERLGTTEGAVKVRLCRCLQEAREVQSGGMV
- a CDS encoding zf-HC2 domain-containing protein, which produces MMTADDRDQACAAIEGLLVWYPTSTLTADERARVEDHVAGCGPCADLLRFAASLKDRLAEASSMHPAPELLVRFVEQSDDLPLTERALVETHIAGCAECMRESEILRAVDRDLAPAGERSESKTGRASGLSLAGTRFRGLWEALAGTLLRPVPAAVYLTATAALALVLLSGVDRPSERFPGTHAPPADAAPRGLVDGVVLLPSDLGAVRGPQGVDDDAPSVDTSCDQFLLLELTDLEAPPRSGTLYDVAITRAGGSSPEWTGQVDGLAFAENYSVCILLEAGSLRPGDYVVTLATPSGDLLYRSTMAAR